One segment of Echeneis naucrates chromosome 15, fEcheNa1.1, whole genome shotgun sequence DNA contains the following:
- the asrgl1 gene encoding isoaspartyl peptidase/L-asparaginase has translation MLPVVVVHGGAGQIPKERSEMSTAGVCRAARAAYSILQGGGSSMDAVVEAVSLLENDPSFNAGCGSVLNVKGEVEMDAIVMDGKMLRSGAVSAVRNIANPVQLARLVMDKTSHACLTAEGANQFASAMGVPSVPQESLITEYSQMRWKKNLTPDADPVECQMGKMGTVGAVAVDGEGNISCATSTGGMLNKMEGRVGDTPCIGSGGYADNNIGAVSTTGHGEAIMKVTLARLILFHMEQGQSVEAASDLGLAYMRSRVHGLGGVVTVDPRGHWAVRFSSRQMSWAAAQKDTLHYGLYTGEHYTQSINAH, from the exons ATGTTGCCAGTGGTGGTGGTCCATGGAGGGGCCGGTCAGATCCCCAAGGAGCGCTCAGAGATGTCCACTGCAGGCGTGTGCCGGGCAGCCCGAGCGGCCTACTCCATCCTCCAgggaggaggcagcagcatgGACGCCGTGGTCGAGGCGGTGTCCCTGCTGGAGAATGATCCCTCCTTTAATGCAG GCTGCGGGTCGGTGCTGAACGTCAAAGGGGAGGTGGAGATGGACGCCATAGTGATGGACGGGAAAATGCTGAGAAGCGGCGCAGTGTCCGCTGTACGCAACATCGCCAACCCTGTTCAGCTGGCCAGACTGGTGATGGACAAG aCCAGTCatgcatgtctgacagcagaaGGTGCAAACCAGTTCGCCTCAGCCATGGGTGTCCCCAGCGTCCCCCAGGAGTCCCTCATCACAGAGTACTCCCAAATGCGCTGGAAGAAGAACCTGACACCGGATGCCGACCCTGTGGAGTGCCAAAT gGGGAAGATGGGCACAGTTGGAGCTGTGGCCGTCGACGGTGAAGGAAATATCTCCTGTGCCACCTCAACAGGTGGAATGCTGAACAAGATGGAGGGACGGGTGGGCGACACCCCCTGCATAG gGTCTGGTGGTTATGCTGACAACAACATTGGAGCCGTATCGACTACAGGCCACGGAGAAGCCATCATGAAAGTTACTCTGGCAAGACTCATCCTGTTCCACATGGAGCAAG gTCAGTCAGTGGAGGCGGCCAGTGATCTGGGTCTGGCCTACATGAGGTCCAGAGTGCAcgggttggggggggtggtgACTGTGGACCCCCGCGGTCACTGGGCCGTCCGTTTCTCCAGCCGACAGATGTCCTGGGCCGCAGCCCAGAAGGACACGCTGCATTATGGGCTGTACACCGGGGAACACTACACACAGAGCATCAAcgcacactga